Proteins encoded by one window of Sphingomonas ginkgonis:
- a CDS encoding type II secretion system F family protein, translated as MSAMMMIILAVGLLGTLAMLFMGLKGPSAGKAVKRRMDVIKERHGDVIAGAAQAQIRKLLEKRQSKIEGYASTLIPKPALLRKRLEMTGREISLGRYALVSIGLLVAVIVLMMFKGAPLILAVMFGLFVALGLPHLVIGKMIKRRIAKFTVNFPDAIELMVRGLRSGLPITETLGIVASEIGGPVGIEFRAVADKMKIGRTMESALQETADRLATPEFQFFVITLAIQRETGGNLAETLSNLADVLRKRAQMRLKIRAMSSESKASAYIVGALPFVVFTLVWMINPGYIGKFFVDQRLMVAGLGGLCWMSIGAFIMAKMVNFEI; from the coding sequence CTGAGTGCGATGATGATGATCATCCTGGCGGTGGGCCTTCTCGGCACCCTCGCCATGCTCTTCATGGGCCTGAAGGGCCCGTCGGCGGGCAAGGCCGTCAAGCGGCGCATGGACGTCATCAAGGAGCGTCACGGCGACGTCATCGCCGGGGCCGCCCAAGCGCAGATCCGCAAGCTGCTGGAGAAGCGGCAGAGCAAGATCGAGGGCTATGCCTCGACGCTCATCCCCAAGCCTGCCCTGCTCCGCAAGCGGCTGGAGATGACCGGCCGCGAGATCAGCCTCGGCCGCTACGCGCTGGTCTCGATCGGGCTGCTCGTCGCGGTCATCGTGCTGATGATGTTCAAGGGCGCGCCGCTGATCCTGGCGGTGATGTTCGGCCTGTTCGTCGCGCTCGGCCTGCCCCACCTCGTCATCGGCAAGATGATCAAGCGGCGCATCGCCAAGTTCACCGTCAACTTCCCCGACGCCATCGAGCTGATGGTGCGCGGCCTCCGCTCGGGCCTGCCGATCACCGAGACGCTCGGGATCGTCGCGTCCGAGATCGGCGGACCGGTCGGGATCGAGTTCCGCGCGGTGGCCGACAAGATGAAGATCGGCCGGACGATGGAATCGGCGCTGCAGGAGACCGCGGACCGGCTGGCGACCCCCGAGTTCCAGTTCTTCGTCATCACCCTGGCAATCCAGCGCGAGACCGGCGGCAACCTTGCCGAGACCCTGTCCAACCTCGCCGACGTGCTCCGCAAGCGGGCCCAGATGCGCCTCAAGATCCGCGCGATGAGCTCGGAATCCAAGGCCTCGGCCTACATCGTCGGCGCGCTGCCCTTCGTGGTCTTCACCCTCGTGTGGATGATCAACCCGGGGTACATCGGCAAGTTCTTCGTCGATCAGCGGCTGATGGTCGCCGGTCTGGGCGGCCTGTGCTGGATGAGCATCGGCGCCTTCATCATGGCCAAGATGGTCAACTTCGAGATCTGA
- a CDS encoding type II and III secretion system protein family protein: protein MTSNKFNRRSRLSSALVALALGAGAVTAAAPARAAQPVGTYKPTSQVFLSIGEGQMINLPASVSSVWTSNPAVADVYVNSPRSLNLYGKGDGEATVIATALNGSVVYASRVRVSQNISSVNDMLRTAMPDSNITVTPVGQLAVLSGTVASPEDSAQADQLVRAMLNPGVDVSSPTANLKVMTVNRLRTATPLQVNLKVRFAEVNRSVLKSIGINLLSSDSTGGFLFGVGQGSTGAATAPGGSPFKVTPIPGGTTLGIAGKLFGLNLTAALDLAQNDGLATTLAEPNLTALSGETASFLAGGEFPIPVSQAQGAISIEYKQYGVGLAFTPVVLNDGRISMRVRPEVSQLSSAGALTLNGFSVPALTTRRAETTVELGSGQSFMIAGLLQNTAGNSIKKAPLLGDLPILGTLFRSSNFQRNETELVIVITPYLVKPVSGRLPLPTDGYRAPSDAQTVFEGKTYTGRSGPAPVGTLPGPALTTGSAVTGATAAPGFKL, encoded by the coding sequence ATGACCAGTAACAAGTTCAACCGCCGGTCGCGCCTGAGCTCCGCGCTCGTCGCCCTGGCCCTCGGCGCCGGTGCCGTCACCGCCGCCGCTCCCGCCCGCGCCGCCCAGCCGGTCGGCACCTACAAGCCGACCAGCCAGGTCTTCCTGTCGATCGGCGAAGGGCAGATGATCAACCTGCCGGCCTCGGTCAGCAGCGTGTGGACCTCGAACCCGGCGGTGGCCGACGTCTACGTCAACTCGCCGCGGTCGCTGAACCTCTACGGCAAGGGCGACGGCGAGGCGACGGTGATCGCCACCGCGCTCAACGGCTCGGTGGTCTACGCCAGCCGAGTCCGGGTCAGCCAGAACATCTCGTCGGTCAACGACATGCTGCGCACCGCCATGCCGGACAGCAACATTACCGTCACCCCGGTCGGCCAACTGGCCGTGCTGTCGGGGACGGTCGCCTCGCCGGAAGACAGCGCGCAGGCCGACCAGCTGGTCCGCGCCATGCTCAACCCGGGCGTGGACGTGTCGAGCCCGACCGCCAACCTCAAGGTCATGACCGTCAATCGGCTGCGCACCGCGACGCCGCTGCAGGTCAACCTCAAGGTCCGCTTCGCCGAGGTCAACCGCTCGGTGCTGAAGTCGATCGGCATCAACCTGCTGAGCAGCGACTCGACCGGCGGCTTCCTGTTCGGCGTTGGCCAGGGTTCCACCGGGGCGGCCACCGCGCCGGGCGGCAGCCCGTTCAAGGTGACCCCGATCCCGGGCGGAACGACGCTGGGGATCGCCGGCAAGCTGTTCGGGCTCAACCTGACCGCCGCGCTCGACCTCGCGCAGAACGACGGCCTGGCGACGACGCTCGCCGAGCCGAACCTCACCGCCCTGTCGGGCGAGACGGCGAGCTTCCTCGCCGGCGGCGAGTTCCCGATCCCGGTCAGCCAGGCCCAGGGCGCCATCTCGATCGAGTACAAGCAGTATGGCGTCGGCCTCGCCTTTACCCCGGTCGTACTCAACGACGGCCGGATCTCGATGCGGGTCCGCCCCGAGGTCTCGCAGCTGTCGAGCGCCGGCGCGCTGACGCTCAACGGGTTCAGCGTTCCCGCGCTGACCACCCGCCGGGCGGAAACTACCGTCGAGCTCGGCTCTGGCCAGAGCTTCATGATTGCCGGCCTGCTGCAGAACACCGCGGGCAACTCGATCAAGAAGGCCCCGCTGCTCGGTGACCTGCCGATCCTCGGGACGCTGTTCCGCTCGAGCAACTTCCAGCGCAACGAGACCGAGCTGGTGATCGTCATCACCCCCTACCTGGTCAAGCCGGTGTCCGGCCGCCTGCCGCTGCCGACCGACGGTTACCGCGCCCCGAGCGACGCTCAGACCGTGTTCGAGGGCAAGACCTACACCGGCCGTTCGGGCCCGGCGCCGGTCGGCACCCTGCCCGGCCCGGCGCTGACCACCGGCAGCGCCGTCACCGGCGCCACCGCTGCCCCCGGTTTCAAGCTCTGA
- a CDS encoding A24 family peptidase, translated as MMNIGFTDLLILALAATLLFAAVVDCRTFTISNWLNLGVALGAPVFWWAAGLPLHEIAWQVAFAAGVFVLLALAFYAGMMGGGDVKLAAALALWFSPPATIRFLVLMSIAGGVLTLLVLLVHRARGKEGKPEIPYGVAIAVGGLLILAQRIFNQFA; from the coding sequence ATGATGAACATCGGCTTCACCGATTTGCTGATCCTCGCGCTGGCCGCGACCCTGCTGTTCGCGGCGGTGGTCGACTGCCGGACCTTCACCATCTCCAACTGGCTGAACCTCGGAGTCGCACTCGGAGCGCCGGTGTTCTGGTGGGCGGCGGGACTGCCGCTCCACGAGATCGCCTGGCAGGTCGCCTTCGCCGCCGGGGTGTTCGTGCTGCTCGCGCTCGCCTTCTACGCGGGGATGATGGGGGGCGGCGACGTTAAGCTCGCGGCCGCGCTCGCGCTGTGGTTTTCACCTCCGGCAACAATCCGCTTTCTTGTCCTGATGTCGATCGCGGGCGGGGTGCTGACCCTGCTCGTGCTGCTGGTGCATCGCGCCCGCGGCAAGGAGGGCAAGCCGGAGATCCCGTACGGGGTGGCGATCGCGGTCGGCGGCCTCCTGATTCTCGCCCAACGCATTTTTAACCAATTTGCCTGA
- a CDS encoding pilus assembly protein CpaE, translating to MNAPFHARAGLRDPFTAFVCDDATADMLRPVAVEHGWSPEKVHKGGLRNAVQSLSVSASPNILFVDMSESADPLNDINALAEVCEPGTIVIAAGQVNDVRLYRDLIASGIHDYLLKPFTVDHLRDTFAHAQAILSGPRGESQADKPHVMATVVGVRGGVGASTVATSLAWLLGEKAHRSTALLDLDVHFGTGALALDLEPGRGLTDAIENPSRIDGLFIERAMVRANERLSVLSAEAPINQPLMTDGTAFFQLQEEMRNAFESTVLDLPRHMLIQFPHLVHDAHVAVVVSELTLAATRDTIRILAWLKSNAPQTKVIVVANRVPSGGALEISRKDFEQSIERPVDIVFTDDGKVAAQAAKLGKPMAEIAGGKGAQPFLTLFNMVLSHASEDGAAGDPKNAVGAKSLVDSLKTMLAKKPIEAKAA from the coding sequence ATGAACGCTCCGTTCCATGCACGCGCTGGTCTGCGCGATCCGTTCACCGCCTTTGTCTGCGACGACGCGACCGCGGACATGCTCCGCCCCGTGGCGGTCGAGCATGGCTGGTCGCCGGAGAAGGTTCACAAGGGCGGGCTGCGCAACGCGGTCCAGTCGCTGTCGGTCTCGGCGTCGCCGAACATCCTGTTCGTGGACATGTCGGAATCGGCCGACCCGCTGAACGACATCAACGCGCTCGCCGAGGTGTGCGAGCCGGGCACGATCGTGATCGCGGCCGGGCAGGTCAACGATGTCCGCCTCTACCGCGACCTGATCGCGAGCGGCATCCACGACTATCTGCTCAAGCCGTTCACGGTCGACCATCTGCGCGACACCTTCGCCCATGCCCAGGCGATCCTGTCCGGGCCGCGTGGCGAATCCCAGGCCGACAAGCCGCACGTCATGGCGACGGTGGTCGGCGTCCGCGGCGGAGTCGGTGCCTCGACCGTCGCAACCAGCCTCGCCTGGCTGCTCGGCGAGAAGGCGCATCGCTCGACCGCGCTGCTCGATCTCGACGTCCACTTCGGGACCGGCGCGCTGGCGCTCGACCTCGAGCCGGGCCGCGGCCTGACCGACGCGATCGAGAACCCGAGCCGCATCGATGGGCTGTTCATCGAGCGGGCGATGGTCCGCGCAAACGAGCGGCTGAGCGTGCTGTCGGCGGAAGCGCCGATCAACCAGCCGCTGATGACCGACGGCACCGCCTTCTTCCAGCTGCAGGAAGAGATGCGCAACGCCTTCGAGTCGACCGTGCTCGACCTGCCGCGCCACATGCTGATCCAGTTCCCCCACCTCGTCCACGACGCCCATGTCGCGGTGGTGGTGTCGGAGCTGACGCTGGCGGCGACCCGCGACACGATCCGGATCCTCGCCTGGCTCAAGTCCAACGCCCCGCAGACCAAGGTGATCGTGGTCGCCAACCGGGTTCCCTCGGGCGGCGCGCTGGAGATCAGCCGCAAGGACTTCGAACAATCGATCGAGCGGCCGGTGGACATCGTCTTCACCGACGACGGCAAGGTCGCGGCGCAGGCCGCCAAGCTCGGCAAGCCGATGGCGGAGATCGCCGGCGGCAAGGGCGCCCAGCCCTTCCTCACCCTGTTCAACATGGTGCTGAGCCATGCCAGCGAGGACGGCGCGGCGGGCGACCCCAAGAATGCAGTGGGGGCCAAGAGCCTCGTCGACAGCCTGAAGACCATGCTGGCCAAGAAGCCGATCGAGGCGAAGGCCGCCTGA
- a CDS encoding type II secretion system F family protein yields the protein MNPVHPTILGVDVIWVATLLSAVATFAVLTAIYAATTVKDPMARRVKALNERREQLKAGIVASTNKRKKLTNKNQAADTVRGILSSFKMLQDDQIKKTQVRLMQAGIRTKDLAFFIIFARFILPVVLGIAVVLAVYVFDSFPTWGWFKRYALVAGTLVLSYKSPDIWLKNKVSKRSDKIRKGLPDALDLLVICAEAGLTVDAAFGRVSRELGKAYPELGDEFGLTAIELGFLAERRLAFENLATRVDLEAVRGVVTTMIQTEKYGTPLASALRVLSAEFRNERMMRAEEKAARLPAIMTVPLILFILPTLFVVILGPAACAIKDSFING from the coding sequence ATGAACCCTGTGCATCCCACCATCCTCGGCGTCGACGTCATCTGGGTCGCGACCCTGCTGTCGGCGGTCGCCACCTTCGCGGTGCTCACCGCCATCTACGCCGCGACCACGGTCAAGGACCCGATGGCGCGCCGGGTGAAAGCGCTCAACGAGCGGCGCGAGCAGCTCAAGGCGGGCATCGTCGCCTCGACCAACAAGCGCAAGAAGCTCACCAACAAGAACCAGGCGGCCGACACGGTCCGCGGGATCCTGTCGAGCTTCAAGATGCTCCAGGACGACCAGATCAAGAAGACTCAGGTGCGCCTGATGCAGGCCGGCATCCGCACCAAGGACCTCGCCTTCTTCATCATCTTCGCCCGCTTCATCCTGCCGGTGGTGCTCGGCATCGCGGTGGTGCTGGCGGTCTATGTCTTCGACAGCTTTCCGACCTGGGGCTGGTTCAAGCGCTACGCGCTGGTCGCCGGAACGCTGGTGCTCAGCTACAAGTCGCCCGACATCTGGCTCAAGAACAAGGTTTCCAAGCGCAGCGACAAGATCCGCAAGGGCCTGCCGGACGCGCTCGACCTGCTGGTCATCTGCGCCGAGGCCGGCCTCACCGTCGACGCCGCCTTCGGCCGGGTCAGCCGCGAGCTCGGCAAGGCCTATCCGGAGCTGGGCGACGAGTTCGGCCTGACCGCGATCGAGCTGGGCTTTCTCGCCGAGCGCCGCCTCGCCTTCGAGAATCTCGCGACCCGCGTCGATCTCGAGGCCGTCCGCGGCGTCGTCACGACCATGATCCAGACCGAGAAATACGGCACCCCGCTCGCCTCGGCGCTGCGCGTGCTGTCGGCCGAGTTCCGCAACGAGCGGATGATGCGCGCCGAGGAGAAGGCGGCGCGGCTGCCGGCGATCATGACCGTGCCGCTGATCCTGTTCATCCTTCCGACCCTGTTCGTGGTGATCCTCGGGCCCGCGGCCTGCGCGATCAAGGACAGCTTCATCAACGGCTGA
- the rnhA gene encoding ribonuclease HI: MTDLPSVEIYTDGACKGNPGRGGWGAIIRMGEREKELSGGEPLTTNNRMELLAAISGLNALKRPCRVALYTDSNYVRDGITKWIHGWRKNGWRTADKKPVKNAELWQLLCDAAAPHRVEWHWVKGHSGHPENERADALACAAADSFR, encoded by the coding sequence GTGACCGACCTGCCGAGCGTCGAAATCTACACCGACGGGGCGTGCAAGGGGAATCCCGGGCGCGGCGGGTGGGGCGCGATCATCCGCATGGGCGAGCGCGAGAAGGAGCTGTCGGGGGGCGAGCCGCTGACCACCAACAACCGGATGGAGCTGCTCGCGGCGATCAGCGGTCTCAACGCGCTCAAGCGGCCGTGCCGCGTCGCGCTCTATACCGACAGCAACTATGTGCGCGACGGGATCACCAAGTGGATCCACGGCTGGCGCAAGAACGGCTGGCGGACCGCCGACAAGAAGCCGGTGAAGAATGCCGAGCTGTGGCAGCTGCTGTGCGACGCCGCCGCGCCGCACCGGGTCGAGTGGCACTGGGTGAAGGGGCACAGCGGTCACCCCGAGAACGAGCGCGCCGACGCGCTCGCCTGCGCCGCCGCCGACAGCTTCCGCTAG
- the cpaB gene encoding Flp pilus assembly protein CpaB, which translates to MDVKKIALLVGALLVAVVTAVMAKNMFTGAGAQQAVAAPAVPIGPKVLVAKKGLPVGTIIDQEAFSWQAWPKELMQGAYYTEGEPDADPSKLLGTVVRNPISAGQPITRGSLVGPKDRGFLAAALGPGMRAVTVSVSQTSGVAGFIFPGDRVDMVLTQDVAGGGDGPSLKVSETILRNLRVLATDQRIDSKDPEGKVQVRVSATVTLEATPRIAEKIMVSQSMGQLSLALRSLADNGADLERAVADGQVKVPAGASPAQEKQMLLSLASQPIDGSTTYTTGGDVSRFQRRSVPARPADKVAQISNAMAGFGKGLGQALVGAHGGGSAPAVSAGPVVRVARGNDVTLVPVGGR; encoded by the coding sequence ATGGACGTTAAGAAGATCGCGCTGCTGGTCGGAGCGCTGCTGGTCGCGGTGGTCACCGCCGTGATGGCGAAGAACATGTTCACCGGAGCCGGGGCCCAGCAGGCCGTGGCCGCGCCGGCGGTGCCGATCGGCCCCAAGGTGCTCGTGGCCAAGAAGGGCCTGCCCGTCGGCACCATCATCGACCAGGAGGCCTTCAGCTGGCAGGCCTGGCCCAAGGAGCTGATGCAGGGCGCCTACTACACCGAGGGCGAGCCGGACGCCGATCCGTCCAAGCTGCTCGGCACCGTGGTGCGCAACCCCATCTCCGCCGGCCAGCCGATCACCCGCGGCAGCCTCGTCGGCCCGAAGGACCGCGGCTTCCTCGCCGCGGCGCTCGGCCCGGGCATGCGCGCCGTCACCGTCTCGGTCAGCCAGACCAGCGGCGTCGCCGGCTTCATCTTCCCGGGCGACCGGGTCGACATGGTGCTGACCCAGGACGTCGCCGGGGGTGGCGACGGTCCCTCGCTCAAGGTGTCCGAGACGATCCTGCGCAACCTGCGCGTCCTCGCCACCGACCAGCGGATCGACAGCAAGGATCCCGAGGGCAAGGTCCAGGTCCGCGTGTCCGCCACCGTCACCCTTGAGGCGACGCCGCGGATCGCCGAGAAGATCATGGTCTCGCAGTCGATGGGCCAGCTCAGCCTCGCGCTGCGCAGCCTCGCCGACAATGGTGCCGACCTCGAGCGCGCCGTCGCCGACGGCCAGGTCAAGGTCCCGGCCGGGGCCAGCCCGGCGCAGGAGAAGCAGATGCTGCTCTCGCTCGCCAGCCAGCCGATCGACGGCAGCACCACCTACACCACGGGCGGCGACGTCTCGCGCTTCCAGCGCCGCAGCGTGCCCGCCCGCCCGGCCGACAAGGTCGCTCAGATCAGCAATGCCATGGCCGGCTTCGGCAAGGGCCTCGGCCAGGCACTGGTCGGGGCACACGGTGGCGGCTCCGCTCCGGCGGTCTCCGCCGGCCCGGTGGTCCGCGTCGCCCGCGGCAATGACGTCACTCTGGTTCCTGTGGGGGGTCGCTAA
- a CDS encoding CpaD family pilus assembly protein, whose translation MQSKLSLLVLASALAGCSTYVPHDEPQRGVETANQPVVSRQDYALDLATGDGFLSPAEAARLDGWFQSMGLGYGDTVYLGGPNAETVRGQVAQVAGRYGLLLASGLPAAGGPLAPGATRVVVSRITAAVPGCPKWEGPTYANSNNHSLPGLGCGVNSALAMMVADPNDLVYGRSGGPVSDPRSSSKAIQMYRGKQPTGTGDLKETNSKGN comes from the coding sequence ATGCAGTCCAAGCTCTCCCTCCTGGTCCTCGCCTCGGCGCTCGCCGGGTGCAGCACCTACGTCCCGCACGACGAGCCGCAGCGCGGAGTCGAGACGGCCAACCAGCCGGTTGTCAGCCGCCAGGACTATGCGCTCGACCTCGCTACCGGCGACGGCTTCCTCTCGCCCGCCGAGGCGGCCCGCCTCGACGGCTGGTTCCAGTCGATGGGGCTCGGCTATGGCGACACCGTCTACCTCGGCGGACCCAATGCGGAGACGGTCCGCGGCCAGGTGGCGCAGGTTGCCGGCCGCTACGGCCTGCTGCTCGCCAGCGGCCTGCCCGCCGCCGGCGGACCGCTCGCCCCGGGCGCGACCCGCGTGGTCGTCAGCCGGATCACCGCCGCGGTGCCGGGCTGCCCCAAGTGGGAAGGCCCGACCTACGCCAATTCCAACAACCACAGCCTGCCCGGGCTCGGTTGCGGGGTGAACAGCGCGCTGGCGATGATGGTCGCCGACCCGAACGACCTGGTCTACGGCCGCTCGGGCGGCCCGGTCAGTGACCCGCGCTCGTCCAGCAAGGCGATCCAGATGTACCGCGGCAAGCAGCCGACCGGGACGGGCGATCTCAAAGAAACCAACAGCAAGGGCAACTAA
- a CDS encoding NAD(P)/FAD-dependent oxidoreductase, producing MDRFDVVIVGAGIAGASLAARLAGRCSVLLLETEDQPGYHTSGRSAAFWQASYGGAAILPLTLASRAPLAAGWPLAEEETGWLRRRGALHLVGAGDETAELVAVLRLADPDWHEVDRARLEAVAPGIAPRFERALAEPSTTDIDTGGLLAACLATVRRRAGRIETRAQLRSARRDGEGWRVETASGSLAAGTIVNAAGAWGDAVARCCGVAPVGLSPRRRTVVQLRLARTALRDLPLLIHEGAEGFYVKGEADNRVWVSPLDETADEPCDAAAHEEDVAIAIDRFERALGWPIEAVERKWAGLRTFSGPGWPAPMVGPDPAHPGFAWAVGLGGWGFQTAPALSAIAAAALLREPLPPLPANGRPADYLFRRS from the coding sequence ATGGACCGGTTCGACGTCGTCATCGTGGGCGCGGGGATCGCCGGGGCGAGCCTCGCCGCGCGGCTCGCCGGGCGCTGCTCGGTGCTGCTGCTCGAGACCGAGGACCAGCCCGGCTACCACACCAGCGGTCGCTCGGCCGCCTTCTGGCAGGCGAGCTACGGCGGCGCCGCGATCCTCCCGCTGACGCTCGCCTCGCGCGCCCCGCTAGCTGCGGGCTGGCCGCTGGCGGAGGAGGAAACCGGCTGGCTGCGCCGGCGCGGCGCGCTCCACTTGGTCGGGGCCGGGGACGAGACCGCCGAGCTGGTCGCCGTCCTGCGCCTGGCTGATCCCGACTGGCACGAGGTCGATCGCGCACGCCTGGAAGCGGTGGCGCCCGGAATCGCGCCCCGCTTCGAGCGGGCCCTGGCGGAGCCCAGCACCACCGACATCGACACCGGCGGCCTGCTCGCCGCCTGCCTGGCGACGGTCCGCCGTCGCGCCGGCCGGATCGAGACCCGCGCCCAGCTCCGCTCGGCCCGCCGCGACGGCGAGGGGTGGCGAGTCGAAACGGCGTCGGGCAGCCTCGCCGCGGGCACCATCGTCAACGCCGCGGGGGCATGGGGCGACGCGGTGGCGCGCTGCTGCGGCGTGGCCCCGGTCGGACTCAGCCCGCGCCGGCGGACCGTGGTCCAGCTGCGGCTCGCCCGCACCGCGCTGCGCGACCTGCCGCTCCTCATCCACGAGGGGGCCGAGGGCTTCTACGTCAAGGGCGAGGCGGACAACCGGGTCTGGGTCAGCCCGCTCGACGAGACCGCGGACGAACCCTGCGACGCCGCTGCGCACGAGGAGGATGTGGCCATCGCCATCGACCGGTTCGAGCGCGCGCTCGGCTGGCCGATCGAGGCGGTGGAGCGCAAGTGGGCCGGGCTGCGGACCTTCTCCGGCCCCGGCTGGCCGGCGCCGATGGTCGGGCCGGATCCGGCCCACCCCGGCTTCGCTTGGGCGGTGGGGCTGGGCGGCTGGGGGTTCCAGACCGCGCCCGCGCTCTCGGCGATCGCCGCCGCCGCGCTGCTCCGAGAGCCGCTCCCGCCCTTGCCCGCGAACGGCCGGCCGGCCGACTACCTCTTCCGCCGCTCCTAG
- the glyS gene encoding glycine--tRNA ligase subunit beta, protein MSSADFLLELRSEEIPARMQARARNDLARLFAEELAKGGLEAEAIETFATPRRLALIARALPLATASVSEEIKGPRTAAPPQALEGFLRKTGLGQSDLEDRGGVWFARIDKAGRPTAELLAEAVARIVRDFPWPKSMRWGAASQSSASLRWVRPLQGIVALLGEAIVPVAIDGIEAGAATVGHRFHHPGVITIGSAADYAEKLRACHVIVDQDERAQIVRDGAAEAARAAGLALVEDEGLVAENAGLTEWPVPLLGRFDPDYLDVPREVIVLTMRTNQKYFACTDETGALAPAFVCTANIAAADGGAKIVEGNRRVLASRLADARFFWEQDLKVPLEEQAAKLSGIVFHEKLGTVADKVERVARLARWLVEEGIVTLSPAGRGQGEGVPFSSSSALRPHPNPLPAGEREQLADQAERAARLAKADLVTGMVGEFPELQGVIGGYIAELQGEPRAVWEAVRDHYKPVGQGDEVPTAPVTVAVSLADKLDSLVGFFQFDEKPTGSKDPFALRRAALGILSLIINNELRVSMRDLITAAAHSGGANAGRELATFLIERLKVQQRESGVRHDMVDAVAAVETGGDNVRMVRRIAALQSFIDTGEGTNLLAGYKRAANILRKENWDLPRVMATPGDQAMPQTGEEDPLVLVEEPAIAEAVREMATGSTAPANAPAEEQALVAALDEAEPRAKAAVQAEDFGGAMAALASLRAPIDAFFDKVTVNDPDGTVRARRLNLLARFRDAVQEVADFSRIEG, encoded by the coding sequence ATGAGCAGCGCCGACTTCCTGCTCGAGCTGCGCTCCGAGGAAATCCCGGCGCGGATGCAGGCGCGGGCACGCAACGATCTGGCGCGGCTGTTCGCGGAGGAACTGGCCAAGGGTGGCCTTGAAGCCGAGGCGATCGAGACCTTCGCGACGCCGCGGCGGCTGGCGCTGATCGCCCGCGCGCTGCCGCTCGCGACCGCCAGCGTGTCGGAAGAGATCAAGGGTCCGCGGACCGCCGCGCCCCCGCAGGCGCTCGAGGGCTTCCTGCGCAAGACGGGGCTCGGCCAGTCCGACCTCGAGGACCGCGGCGGCGTCTGGTTCGCCCGGATCGACAAGGCCGGGCGGCCGACCGCCGAGCTGCTCGCCGAGGCGGTCGCGCGGATCGTCCGGGACTTCCCCTGGCCCAAGTCGATGCGCTGGGGCGCGGCCTCGCAGAGCAGCGCTTCGCTGCGCTGGGTGCGGCCGCTGCAGGGGATCGTCGCCCTGCTCGGCGAGGCAATCGTGCCGGTCGCGATCGACGGGATCGAGGCGGGGGCCGCGACCGTCGGGCACCGCTTCCACCACCCGGGCGTCATCACCATCGGCTCGGCCGCCGACTATGCCGAGAAGCTCCGCGCCTGCCACGTCATTGTCGACCAGGACGAGCGCGCGCAGATCGTCCGCGACGGGGCCGCCGAGGCCGCGCGCGCCGCCGGGCTCGCGCTGGTCGAGGACGAGGGGCTGGTTGCCGAGAACGCCGGGCTGACCGAGTGGCCGGTGCCGCTGCTCGGCCGGTTCGACCCCGACTATCTCGACGTCCCGCGCGAGGTGATCGTCCTCACCATGCGGACCAACCAGAAGTATTTCGCCTGCACCGACGAGACGGGCGCGCTGGCGCCGGCCTTCGTCTGCACCGCCAACATCGCCGCGGCGGACGGCGGCGCGAAGATCGTCGAGGGCAACCGCCGCGTGCTCGCCTCGCGGCTGGCCGACGCCCGCTTCTTTTGGGAGCAGGACCTCAAGGTGCCGCTCGAGGAGCAGGCGGCGAAACTGTCGGGCATCGTCTTCCACGAGAAGCTCGGCACCGTCGCCGACAAGGTCGAGCGGGTCGCCAGGCTCGCCCGCTGGCTGGTGGAGGAGGGGATTGTAACCCTCTCCCCGGCGGGGAGAGGGCAGGGTGAGGGGGTTCCCTTTTCTTCGTCGAGTGCCTTACGCCCTCACCCCAACCCTCTCCCCGCCGGGGAGAGGGAGCAGCTTGCGGACCAAGCCGAGCGCGCCGCCCGCCTCGCCAAGGCCGACCTCGTCACCGGCATGGTCGGCGAGTTCCCCGAACTCCAGGGCGTGATCGGCGGCTATATCGCCGAGCTTCAGGGTGAGCCCCGCGCGGTATGGGAAGCCGTCCGCGACCACTACAAGCCGGTCGGCCAGGGCGACGAAGTCCCGACCGCCCCGGTGACGGTCGCGGTGAGCCTGGCGGACAAGCTGGACAGCCTCGTCGGCTTCTTCCAGTTCGACGAGAAGCCGACCGGCTCGAAGGACCCCTTTGCGCTTCGCCGCGCCGCGCTCGGGATCCTCAGCCTCATCATCAACAACGAGCTGCGCGTCTCGATGCGCGACCTGATCACGGCGGCCGCGCATTCCGGGGGCGCTAATGCAGGGCGCGAGCTGGCGACCTTCCTGATCGAGCGGCTGAAGGTTCAGCAGCGAGAGTCCGGCGTGCGGCACGACATGGTCGACGCGGTGGCGGCGGTGGAGACGGGCGGCGACAATGTCCGGATGGTGCGCCGCATCGCCGCGCTCCAGTCGTTCATCGACACGGGAGAAGGCACAAACCTCCTCGCCGGCTACAAGCGCGCGGCGAACATCCTCCGCAAGGAGAACTGGGACCTGCCGCGGGTGATGGCGACGCCGGGCGATCAGGCGATGCCGCAGACCGGCGAGGAGGACCCGCTGGTGCTGGTCGAGGAGCCGGCGATCGCCGAGGCGGTGCGCGAGATGGCGACCGGCTCGACCGCCCCGGCCAACGCTCCGGCCGAGGAACAGGCGCTGGTCGCCGCACTCGACGAGGCGGAACCGCGGGCCAAGGCGGCGGTGCAGGCGGAGGACTTCGGCGGCGCCATGGCCGCGCTCGCCTCGCTCCGCGCGCCGATCGACGCCTTCTTCGACAAGGTGACGGTCAACGATCCCGACGGCACGGTCCGCGCCCGTCGCCTCAATCTCCTCGCCCGCTTCCGCGACGCGGTCCAAGAGGTCGCCGACTTTTCCCGCATCGAGGGCTGA